A stretch of Helicobacter pylori DNA encodes these proteins:
- a CDS encoding YkgB family protein has translation MQALKSLLEVITKLQNLGGYLMHIAIFIIFIWIGGLKFVPYEAEGIAPFVANSPFFSFMYKFEKPAYKQHKMSESQSMQEEMQDDPKIVENKEWHKENRTYLVAEGLGITIMILGILVLLGLWMPLMGVVGGLLVAGMTITTLSFLFTTPEVFVNQHFPWLSGAGRLVVKDLALFAGGLFVAGFDAKRYLEGKGFCLMDRSSVGIKTKCSSGCCS, from the coding sequence ATGCAAGCGTTAAAATCATTGCTTGAAGTGATTACAAAACTCCAGAATCTAGGCGGCTATTTGATGCATATAGCTATTTTCATCATTTTTATTTGGATTGGAGGGCTTAAGTTTGTGCCTTACGAGGCTGAAGGGATCGCCCCTTTTGTGGCTAACTCCCCTTTCTTTTCTTTCATGTATAAATTTGAAAAACCCGCATACAAACAACACAAAATGTCTGAATCCCAATCCATGCAAGAAGAAATGCAAGATGACCCTAAAATCGTTGAAAACAAAGAATGGCATAAAGAAAACCGCACTTATTTAGTGGCTGAAGGTTTAGGGATTACGATCATGATCCTAGGCATTTTGGTGCTTTTGGGGCTTTGGATGCCTTTAATGGGCGTAGTTGGGGGCTTACTTGTCGCTGGAATGACGATCACCACCCTATCTTTTTTATTCACAACGCCAGAAGTGTTTGTCAATCAGCATTTCCCATGGCTTTCTGGAGCTGGAAGGCTAGTGGTTAAAGACTTGGCGTTGTTTGCTGGAGGCTTGTTTGTGGCCGGGTTTGATGCGAAACGCTATTTGGAGGGGAAAGGGTTTTGCTTGATGGATCGCTCATCGGTAGGGATTAAAACCAAATGCTCTAGCGGGTGTTGCTCTTAA
- a CDS encoding sialidase produces MEQNKKSLENLDISDVQNISKDISGAALEELSLKNLDKNLQILKEVGVAEICKATRIASKNIHSILEKRYESLSRVHARGFIQILEREYKIDLSAWMKEFDKVCVFKEGVGEEKNQETDPEEKTKNPLKVEIDYSINQANTSLSKKSSKWKPFVLVLGVIVIILVVVIIQNNSSLKEEREQESAIKSGTKKNSFNEANPTEENKPEPTPKLEEKPKEHDKQGKEAIKEDPNTIYIIPKKDIWVEVIDLDEKKNSFQKVFKKNYSLETKNHRLLLHFGHGHLSLKNNNQEQNYNDSKARRFLYEPAKGLTLINEAQYKALQR; encoded by the coding sequence ATGGAACAGAATAAAAAAAGTTTAGAAAATTTAGATATTTCTGATGTTCAAAACATTTCTAAAGATATTTCTGGTGCGGCATTAGAAGAATTATCGCTTAAAAATTTAGATAAAAATTTGCAGATTTTAAAAGAAGTTGGAGTGGCAGAAATTTGCAAAGCGACTAGAATCGCTTCTAAAAATATCCATTCTATCTTGGAAAAACGCTATGAGTCTTTATCAAGGGTGCATGCTAGGGGTTTTATACAGATTTTAGAACGCGAGTATAAAATTGATTTGAGCGCATGGATGAAAGAATTTGACAAAGTGTGTGTTTTTAAAGAGGGCGTGGGAGAAGAAAAAAATCAAGAAACAGACCCTGAAGAAAAAACAAAAAACCCTTTGAAAGTTGAGATAGATTATAGCATCAATCAGGCCAATACTTCATTATCCAAAAAATCTTCCAAATGGAAACCCTTTGTTTTGGTTTTAGGGGTGATTGTCATTATTTTAGTGGTCGTTATCATTCAAAACAACTCTTCTTTAAAAGAAGAAAGAGAGCAAGAAAGCGCTATTAAATCCGGCACTAAAAAGAATTCTTTCAATGAAGCTAATCCTACAGAAGAAAACAAGCCAGAGCCAACGCCTAAACTAGAAGAAAAACCAAAAGAACACGACAAGCAAGGAAAAGAAGCGATCAAAGAAGATCCTAATACCATTTATATTATCCCTAAAAAAGATATTTGGGTAGAAGTGATTGATTTGGATGAGAAAAAAAACTCCTTTCAAAAGGTTTTTAAAAAAAATTATTCTTTAGAAACCAAAAACCACCGCTTGTTGTTGCATTTTGGGCATGGGCATCTTAGCCTTAAAAACAATAATCAAGAACAAAATTATAACGACAGCAAAGCTAGGCGGTTTTTATACGAGCCAGCTAAAGGCTTGACGCTCATCAATGAGGCCCAATACAAAGCGCTCCAGCGATGA
- the rpsU gene encoding 30S ribosomal protein S21: MPGIKVREGDAFDEAYRRFKKQTDRNLVVTECRARRFFESKTEKRKKQKISAKKKVLKRLYMLRRYESRL; this comes from the coding sequence ATGCCAGGGATTAAGGTTAGAGAAGGCGATGCGTTTGATGAAGCTTATAGGAGATTCAAAAAGCAAACCGATCGCAATCTGGTGGTAACAGAATGCCGTGCAAGGAGATTCTTTGAGTCTAAAACTGAAAAACGCAAAAAACAAAAAATCAGCGCTAAAAAGAAGGTCTTAAAGCGTCTTTACATGTTAAGGCGTTATGAATCAAGACTATAA
- the ychF gene encoding redox-regulated ATPase YchF: MGLSVGIVGLPNVGKSSTFNALTKTQNAQSANYPFCTIEPNKAIVNVPDKRLDALAQIVKPERILHSVVEFVDIAGLIKGASKGEGLGNQFLANIKECEVILQVVRCFEDDNITHVNDKIDPLNDIETIELELILADIATLDKRIDRLQKALKSSKDAKNLLECALSLKTHLEELKPAKTFPLNASETFLELDKELRFLSHKKMIYVANVGEEDLNALNEHAKKVKNHAKEQNSEFVALCAKLEEEMVSMSGDEVKEFLQSLGVEESGLEKTIRLSFKELGLINYFTAGVKEVRSWTIKKGSSAPVAAGVIHKDFEKGFIRAETISYDDFIAYKGEAGAKEKGALRIEGKDYIVQDGDVLHFRFNV; this comes from the coding sequence ATGGGCTTGTCTGTAGGCATTGTGGGTTTGCCTAATGTGGGCAAATCCAGCACCTTTAACGCGCTCACCAAAACCCAAAACGCCCAAAGTGCGAACTACCCTTTTTGCACCATTGAACCCAATAAAGCCATTGTGAATGTGCCTGATAAGCGGCTTGATGCGTTGGCTCAAATCGTAAAGCCTGAACGCATTTTGCATTCTGTGGTGGAATTTGTGGATATTGCCGGGTTGATTAAGGGGGCGAGCAAGGGGGAGGGTTTGGGCAATCAATTTTTAGCCAATATTAAGGAATGCGAAGTGATCTTGCAAGTGGTGCGCTGTTTTGAAGATGACAATATCACGCATGTGAACGACAAAATTGACCCTTTGAATGATATAGAGACCATTGAATTGGAGTTGATTTTAGCGGATATTGCCACTTTAGACAAAAGGATCGATCGCTTGCAAAAAGCCCTAAAAAGCTCAAAAGACGCTAAAAATCTTTTAGAATGCGCTTTGAGTTTAAAAACGCATTTAGAAGAATTAAAGCCGGCGAAAACTTTCCCCTTGAATGCAAGCGAGACTTTTTTAGAATTGGACAAGGAATTGCGTTTTTTATCTCATAAAAAAATGATCTATGTCGCTAATGTGGGCGAAGAAGATTTAAACGCGCTCAATGAGCATGCCAAAAAAGTCAAAAACCATGCGAAAGAGCAAAATAGCGAGTTTGTTGCCTTGTGCGCTAAATTGGAAGAAGAAATGGTTTCTATGAGTGGAGATGAAGTCAAAGAATTTTTGCAAAGTTTGGGCGTAGAAGAAAGCGGGCTAGAAAAAACCATTCGTTTGAGTTTTAAGGAGTTAGGCTTGATCAATTATTTTACCGCTGGAGTCAAGGAAGTGCGTTCATGGACAATTAAAAAAGGTTCTAGCGCGCCTGTGGCTGCTGGGGTGATCCATAAGGATTTTGAAAAAGGCTTCATTAGAGCTGAAACCATCAGTTATGATGATTTTATCGCTTATAAGGGCGAAGCCGGAGCGAAAGAAAAGGGAGCGTTACGCATTGAAGGTAAGGACTATATCGTTCAAGATGGCGATGTGTTGCATTTTCGCTTCAATGTTTAG
- a CDS encoding ribbon-helix-helix domain-containing protein, with translation MELGNKNIKPGRKRVAVDELKRNFSVTFYLSKEEHDVLRRLADEEVESVNSFVKRHILKTIIYKKGTNQDSSINCDSPSRL, from the coding sequence ATGGAATTAGGAAATAAAAATATAAAACCCGGTCGTAAGCGTGTCGCTGTAGATGAGTTGAAACGCAATTTTTCAGTGACTTTTTATCTCTCTAAAGAAGAGCATGATGTTTTGAGACGCTTGGCTGACGAAGAAGTAGAAAGCGTCAATTCTTTTGTCAAACGCCACATTTTAAAAACGATCATTTACAAAAAAGGCACTAACCAAGATTCTTCTATCAATTGTGATTCTCCTAGTAGGCTTTAA
- the dapF gene encoding diaminopimelate epimerase yields MVFYKYSGSGNDFLITQSFKKKDFSNLAKQVCHRHEGFGADGLVVVLPSKDYDYEWDFYNSDGSKAGMCGNASRCVGLFAYQHAIAPKEHVFLAGKREISICIEEPNIIESNLGNYKILDTIPALRCKKFFSSDSVLEHIPMFYLINTGVPHLVGFVKNKEWLFSLNTLELRALRHAFNANINIAFIENKETIFLQTYERGVEDFTLACGTGMAAVFIAACLFHNTPKKATLIPKSNESLELSLKNDEIFYKGIARYIGMSVLGMGVFDHHFL; encoded by the coding sequence ATGGTGTTTTACAAATATTCAGGGAGTGGGAATGATTTTTTAATCACGCAAAGTTTTAAAAAAAAAGATTTTTCCAATTTAGCCAAACAGGTGTGCCATAGGCATGAGGGTTTTGGGGCTGATGGGCTTGTGGTCGTCTTACCGAGTAAAGATTATGACTACGAATGGGATTTTTACAATTCAGACGGCTCTAAAGCTGGCATGTGCGGGAATGCGAGCCGTTGCGTGGGGTTATTTGCCTACCAACATGCTATAGCCCCTAAAGAGCATGTTTTTTTAGCCGGAAAAAGAGAGATTTCTATTTGCATAGAAGAACCCAATATTATAGAGAGCAATCTCGGTAACTACAAAATCCTAGACACCATACCCGCCTTAAGATGCAAAAAATTTTTTTCAAGCGACAGCGTTTTAGAACATATCCCTATGTTCTATCTTATCAATACAGGAGTGCCTCATTTAGTGGGGTTTGTGAAAAATAAAGAATGGTTATTTTCTCTTAACACACTGGAATTAAGGGCTTTAAGGCATGCTTTTAACGCTAATATTAACATCGCTTTTATAGAAAATAAAGAGACGATTTTTTTACAAACTTATGAAAGAGGGGTTGAAGATTTCACGCTGGCTTGCGGGACAGGCATGGCAGCGGTTTTTATCGCCGCATGCCTTTTTCATAACACCCCTAAAAAAGCCACTCTCATCCCTAAAAGCAACGAATCTTTAGAGCTTTCTTTAAAAAATGATGAAATTTTTTATAAAGGAATCGCGCGTTATATTGGCATGAGCGTTTTGGGCATGGGTGTTTTTGATCATCATTTCTTATAA
- a CDS encoding beta-ketoacyl-ACP synthase II, with product MRRIVVTGMGMINSLGLNKEDSFLAIAKGECGIKHIESFDASAFPVRIAGEITDFDPTEVMNPKDVKKAGRFIQLALKATREAMKDSGILDAHNRCPEELANRMGVSSGSGIGGLGNIEANSIFCFEKGPRKVNPFFITSALVNMIGGFTSIEFGIKGPNLSSVTACAAGTHAIIEAVKTILLNGADRMLVVGAESTICPVGIGGFASIKALSTRNDEPKKASRPFDKDRNGFVMGEGAGALVLEEYESAKKRGAKIYAEFAGYGESGDANHITAPAPEGEGAFRAMKMALEMAKVEVGYVNAHGTSTHYNDWYESIALKNVFGSKEKVPPVSSTKGQIGHCLGAAGALEAVISIMAMNQGILPPTINQETPDPECDLDYIPNAAREKQVDAVMSNSFGFGGTNGVVIFKKA from the coding sequence GTGCGTCGGATTGTAGTAACTGGAATGGGAATGATCAATTCGCTAGGTTTAAATAAAGAAGATTCTTTTTTAGCGATCGCTAAAGGGGAATGCGGTATCAAACACATAGAAAGTTTTGATGCGAGCGCGTTTCCTGTGCGTATTGCTGGAGAAATCACTGACTTTGACCCTACAGAGGTGATGAATCCCAAAGATGTTAAAAAGGCGGGTCGTTTCATTCAATTAGCCTTGAAAGCCACAAGAGAGGCGATGAAAGATAGTGGGATTTTAGACGCTCACAATAGATGCCCTGAAGAATTGGCAAATCGCATGGGCGTAAGCTCTGGCTCTGGGATTGGCGGGTTAGGCAATATTGAAGCGAATTCCATTTTTTGTTTTGAAAAAGGCCCTAGAAAAGTCAATCCCTTTTTTATCACTTCTGCGTTAGTGAATATGATTGGTGGTTTCACTTCCATTGAGTTTGGCATTAAAGGGCCTAATCTCTCTAGTGTAACGGCTTGTGCAGCAGGCACTCATGCCATTATTGAAGCCGTTAAAACCATTCTGCTTAATGGGGCTGATCGCATGCTCGTCGTGGGAGCGGAATCCACCATTTGTCCTGTAGGGATTGGAGGGTTTGCGAGCATTAAAGCCCTTTCTACAAGGAATGATGAGCCCAAAAAAGCTTCAAGACCTTTTGATAAGGATCGCAATGGTTTTGTGATGGGCGAAGGCGCTGGGGCTTTGGTGCTTGAAGAATACGAGAGCGCGAAAAAAAGAGGAGCAAAAATTTATGCAGAATTTGCCGGATATGGCGAGAGCGGCGATGCTAACCACATCACAGCCCCAGCCCCTGAGGGTGAAGGGGCTTTTAGAGCCATGAAAATGGCTTTAGAGATGGCGAAAGTGGAAGTAGGCTATGTGAACGCTCATGGGACTAGCACGCATTATAACGATTGGTATGAAAGCATCGCTCTAAAAAATGTGTTTGGTTCTAAAGAAAAAGTCCCTCCTGTTAGCTCCACTAAAGGGCAGATTGGGCATTGCTTGGGCGCTGCGGGTGCGTTAGAAGCCGTTATTTCTATCATGGCCATGAATCAAGGAATCTTACCTCCTACCATCAATCAAGAAACGCCTGACCCAGAATGCGATCTAGATTATATCCCTAATGCGGCCAGAGAAAAGCAAGTGGATGCGGTGATGAGTAACTCATTTGGTTTTGGTGGCACTAATGGTGTTGTGATTTTCAAAAAAGCCTAG
- a CDS encoding AI-2E family transporter: MKAQYFFWILFLIGFYWMIYLYQDFLMDALIAGLLCVGFFQVKVFLDKRFFNVVSSFLCVLILASVLIVPLYFIVYKSSNIIFEINFEKFSALIKWLKGTITENLSHFPAIHDGVSKFLENFSAASITGYLLKISSYVGRYSLKLVTDALFILGLLFFFFYYGEKFYRYFLGVLPLEMNQSKKIFEEVAGILRIVLLTSLITVILEGVAFGTMIIWFGHDGWSLGILYGLASLVPAVGGALIWIPIAIYELYHGHVNEAIFIVLYSILLIGVLIDSVIKPILIVFIKKRIFKTTLKINEILIFFSMIAGISQFGFWGIIVGPTITAFFIALLRLYENYFIQKEQKACEC, translated from the coding sequence ATGAAAGCTCAGTATTTCTTTTGGATTCTTTTTTTGATTGGTTTTTATTGGATGATCTATCTGTATCAAGATTTTTTAATGGATGCGCTGATTGCTGGGCTTTTGTGCGTGGGGTTTTTTCAAGTGAAAGTTTTTTTAGATAAGCGTTTTTTCAATGTTGTCAGTTCGTTTTTATGCGTTTTAATTTTAGCGAGCGTTTTGATCGTGCCGTTGTATTTTATTGTTTATAAAAGTTCTAATATCATTTTTGAAATCAATTTTGAAAAATTTTCAGCCCTAATCAAATGGCTTAAAGGGACAATCACCGAAAATTTGTCGCATTTTCCTGCCATTCATGATGGAGTGAGCAAGTTTTTAGAAAATTTTAGCGCCGCTTCCATCACGGGTTATTTGTTGAAAATAAGCAGCTATGTGGGAAGATACAGCTTGAAACTCGTTACAGACGCTTTATTTATCTTGGGGTTATTGTTTTTCTTTTTTTACTATGGGGAGAAATTTTATCGTTATTTTTTAGGGGTCTTGCCTCTTGAAATGAATCAAAGTAAAAAAATTTTTGAAGAAGTGGCTGGGATTTTACGAATCGTGCTTTTAACTTCTCTCATCACGGTTATTTTAGAGGGCGTGGCGTTTGGGACGATGATAATATGGTTTGGGCATGATGGCTGGTCTTTAGGGATTTTATACGGCCTAGCGTCTTTGGTGCCGGCTGTTGGGGGGGCTTTGATTTGGATCCCTATAGCGATTTATGAGCTTTATCATGGGCATGTGAATGAGGCTATTTTTATCGTTTTGTATTCCATTTTGTTAATTGGTGTGTTGATTGATAGCGTGATCAAGCCAATTTTAATCGTTTTTATCAAAAAAAGAATCTTTAAAACCACCCTTAAAATCAATGAAATATTGATTTTCTTTTCTATGATTGCTGGGATTTCTCAATTTGGTTTTTGGGGGATTATCGTAGGGCCTACCATTACGGCGTTTTTTATCGCACTACTACGATTGTATGAAAATTACTTTATTCAAAAGGAGCAAAAAGCATGCGAGTGTTGA
- the accA gene encoding acetyl-CoA carboxylase carboxyl transferase subunit alpha: MAIYLDFENHIKEIQNEIELALIRGDEDAKEILEKRLDKEVKSIYSNLTDFQKLQLARHPDRPYAMDYIDLILKDKYEVFGDRHYNDDKAIVCFIGKIDNVPVVVIGEEKGRGTKNKLLRNFGMPNPCGYRKALKMAKFAEKFNLPILMLVDTAGAYPGIGAEERGQSEAIAKNLQEFASLKVPTISVIIGEGGSGGALAIAVADKLAMMEYSIFSVISPEGCAAILWDDPSKTEVAIKAMKITPRDLKEAGLIDDIILEPSKGAHRDKFSAANTIKEYFLDALRTIQQDPHFLDNRYQKLMSLGSFVEGMN, translated from the coding sequence ATGGCCATTTATTTAGATTTTGAAAATCATATTAAAGAGATTCAAAATGAAATTGAATTAGCCCTTATTAGAGGCGATGAGGACGCTAAAGAAATCTTAGAAAAAAGATTGGATAAGGAAGTTAAAAGCATTTATTCCAATCTCACTGATTTTCAAAAACTCCAATTAGCAAGACACCCTGACAGACCCTACGCTATGGATTACATTGATCTCATCTTAAAAGATAAATATGAAGTCTTTGGGGATAGGCACTATAACGATGATAAAGCGATCGTGTGTTTTATAGGGAAAATTGATAATGTTCCGGTTGTGGTGATCGGAGAAGAAAAAGGCAGAGGGACTAAAAACAAGCTCTTAAGAAATTTTGGCATGCCTAACCCTTGTGGCTATCGTAAGGCTTTGAAAATGGCAAAGTTTGCTGAAAAATTTAATTTGCCTATTCTAATGCTTGTGGATACAGCCGGAGCGTATCCGGGGATTGGTGCAGAGGAAAGAGGCCAGAGTGAAGCGATCGCTAAAAACCTCCAAGAGTTCGCTTCTTTAAAAGTCCCTACTATTTCTGTAATTATCGGTGAAGGGGGTAGTGGTGGTGCGTTAGCGATTGCGGTAGCTGATAAATTGGCTATGATGGAATATTCCATTTTTAGCGTTATATCCCCAGAAGGTTGTGCGGCAATTCTTTGGGATGACCCTAGCAAGACTGAAGTGGCTATTAAAGCGATGAAAATCACGCCTAGAGACTTAAAGGAGGCGGGGCTTATTGATGATATTATTTTAGAGCCTAGCAAAGGGGCTCATAGAGACAAATTTTCAGCCGCTAACACGATCAAAGAGTATTTTTTAGACGCTCTAAGAACTATCCAACAAGACCCTCATTTCCTTGACAACCGCTATCAAAAATTGATGTCGCTTGGTTCGTTTGTGGAGGGAATGAATTAG
- the fabG gene encoding 3-oxoacyl-ACP reductase FabG, translated as MQFTGKNVLITGASKGIGAEIAKTLASMGLKVWINYRSNAEVADALKNELEEKGYKVAVIKFDATSESDFVEAIQTIVQSDGGLSYLVNNAGVVRDKLAIKMKTEDFHHVIDNNLTSAFIGCREALKVMSKSRFGSVVNVASIIGERGNMGQTNYSASKGGMIAMSKSFAYEGALRNIRFNSVTPGFIETDMNANLKDELKADYVKNIPLNRLGSAKEVAQAVAFLLSDHSSYITGETLKVNGGLYM; from the coding sequence ATGCAATTCACAGGGAAAAATGTTCTCATTACTGGAGCTTCTAAAGGCATTGGGGCCGAAATCGCCAAAACTCTCGCTTCTATGGGGCTGAAAGTTTGGATCAACTACCGCAGTAATGCTGAAGTGGCTGACGCTTTGAAAAATGAGCTTGAAGAAAAAGGCTATAAAGTGGCCGTCATTAAATTTGATGCGACTTCTGAAAGCGATTTCGTTGAAGCGATACAAACCATTGTTCAAAGCGATGGAGGTTTGTCTTATTTGGTGAATAACGCTGGTGTGGTGCGCGATAAATTAGCCATCAAAATGAAGACAGAAGACTTTCACCATGTCATAGACAATAATCTCACTTCAGCTTTTATAGGTTGCCGAGAGGCTTTAAAGGTGATGAGTAAGAGTCGTTTTGGGAGCGTGGTTAATGTCGCTTCTATCATTGGTGAAAGAGGTAATATGGGGCAGACAAACTACTCAGCGAGTAAGGGGGGGATGATTGCGATGAGCAAGTCCTTTGCTTATGAGGGAGCTTTAAGGAATATTCGTTTCAACTCTGTAACGCCAGGCTTTATAGAAACCGACATGAACGCTAATTTGAAAGACGAACTCAAAGCGGATTATGTTAAAAACATTCCTTTAAACAGGCTAGGGTCTGCTAAGGAAGTGGCGCAAGCGGTAGCGTTTCTTTTGAGCGATCACTCTAGTTACATCACTGGGGAGACTCTCAAAGTCAATGGCGGGCTTTATATGTAG
- a CDS encoding radical SAM/SPASM domain-containing protein, with protein MTPNKKLFKKIYIELSDICGLQCSFCPNPKNIRGVMPLELFEKVCKEAAPLTPIITLHVLGDPCKLKNLNHYLSTAKRFSLKVDLVTSGAYWHDFETLLQDVIYQISISLDAGLDNHNKINQHRYIQKILEFCRYKCEKNSEVFLNLRIQDSTLEKHQNLIKPFLESFECVSLEGLKMQGRARLFKKSFLNIQKTFKWPNLNAQNPLKQESKIPYCYGLIKQIAILSNGVVVPCCMDTQANISLGDLNHTPLKDVLKSQKAMAIKTHFLKGEALELLCKNCSYPLIRYKK; from the coding sequence TTGACACCCAACAAGAAACTTTTTAAAAAAATCTATATAGAGTTAAGCGATATTTGCGGGTTGCAGTGTAGTTTTTGCCCTAACCCCAAAAATATCAGAGGCGTGATGCCTTTAGAATTGTTTGAAAAAGTTTGTAAAGAAGCGGCCCCCTTAACCCCAATCATCACCTTGCATGTTTTAGGCGATCCTTGCAAGCTCAAAAATTTAAACCACTATTTAAGCACCGCTAAACGCTTTTCTTTGAAAGTGGATTTGGTTACCAGCGGGGCGTATTGGCACGATTTTGAAACACTCCTACAAGATGTGATCTATCAAATCTCTATTTCTTTAGACGCAGGGCTAGACAATCATAACAAAATCAACCAGCACCGCTATATCCAAAAGATTTTAGAATTTTGCCGCTACAAATGTGAAAAAAATAGCGAAGTGTTTTTGAATTTACGCATTCAAGATAGCACCCTTGAAAAACACCAGAATTTGATCAAGCCTTTTTTAGAAAGCTTTGAATGCGTTTCTTTAGAGGGTTTAAAAATGCAAGGCCGCGCTCGTTTGTTTAAAAAAAGTTTTTTGAATATCCAAAAGACCTTTAAATGGCCGAATTTGAACGCCCAAAATCCTTTAAAACAAGAATCAAAGATTCCCTATTGTTACGGCCTAATCAAGCAAATCGCTATTTTATCTAATGGCGTTGTCGTGCCATGCTGCATGGACACGCAAGCTAATATCAGCCTTGGCGATTTAAACCATACGCCCCTAAAAGATGTTTTAAAGAGCCAAAAAGCTATGGCTATCAAAACCCATTTTTTAAAGGGCGAAGCGTTAGAACTCTTATGCAAAAACTGCTCCTACCCTTTGATCCGCTATAAAAAATGA
- the rlmB gene encoding 23S rRNA (guanosine(2251)-2'-O)-methyltransferase RlmB has protein sequence MQAVIYGKQVIMHLLNSHQEKLQEIYLSKEIDKKFFFALKKACPNIIKVDNKKAQSLARGGNHQGVLAKVELPLAASLKEVKKAQKLLVLCGITDVGNIGGIFRSAYCLGMDGVILDFAKELAYEGIVRSSLGLMYDLPFSVMPNTLDLINELKTSGFLCLGASMQGSSQVENLSLKKCALFLGSEHEGLSKKILAKMDAILSVKMRRDFDSLNVSVAAGILMDKIN, from the coding sequence ATGCAAGCAGTAATTTATGGCAAGCAGGTGATTATGCACCTTCTAAACTCTCATCAAGAAAAATTGCAAGAAATCTATCTTTCTAAAGAAATAGACAAAAAATTTTTTTTCGCGCTCAAAAAAGCATGCCCTAATATCATCAAAGTGGATAATAAAAAAGCGCAAAGCTTGGCTAGGGGGGGGAACCATCAAGGGGTTTTAGCTAAAGTAGAACTGCCATTAGCCGCTTCTTTAAAAGAGGTTAAAAAAGCTCAAAAACTTTTGGTGCTTTGCGGGATTACGGATGTGGGGAATATTGGGGGTATTTTTAGGAGCGCGTATTGCTTAGGAATGGATGGCGTTATTTTAGATTTTGCTAAAGAATTGGCTTATGAGGGGATTGTGCGATCCAGCTTGGGGCTTATGTATGATTTGCCTTTTAGCGTTATGCCTAACACGCTGGATTTAATCAATGAATTGAAAACGAGTGGGTTTTTATGTTTGGGCGCGAGCATGCAAGGCTCTAGTCAAGTAGAAAATCTATCCTTAAAAAAATGCGCTCTTTTTTTGGGGAGCGAGCATGAGGGGTTGTCTAAAAAAATCCTTGCTAAAATGGATGCTATATTGAGCGTAAAAATGCGAAGAGATTTTGATTCGCTCAATGTGAGCGTGGCAGCAGGGATCTTAATGGATAAAATCAACTAG
- the acpP gene encoding acyl carrier protein, translating to MALFEDIQAVIAEQLNVDTAQVTPEAEFVKDLGADSLDVVELIMALEEKFGIEIPDEQAEKIVNVGDVVKYIEDNKLA from the coding sequence ATGGCTTTATTTGAAGATATTCAGGCAGTTATTGCTGAGCAGTTGAATGTGGATACGGCGCAAGTTACGCCAGAGGCGGAATTTGTGAAGGATTTGGGTGCGGACTCTTTAGATGTCGTGGAATTGATCATGGCGTTAGAAGAAAAGTTTGGCATTGAGATTCCCGATGAGCAAGCGGAAAAAATCGTCAATGTGGGCGATGTGGTGAAGTATATTGAGGACAATAAACTAGCTTAA